CTTGATTTTATCGCTATTCTGGTCCAGGTAGCTGAAGCCAAAAACTCCCATGGACGTATGATCGGCTTCAAGTTTCTGGACGATCAGGTTGTCATTTTCCCCGGCTTCGATGTAGGCGCCGTCTTCACGGACAGTATGGGCGATGGCCTTGAATTTTTTCTTGTCGGATTTTTTGAGCTTACTCAACCAGGCAAAGGTTTTCGCGCCACCCTGCATGGCCAGTTCGGCAAAAGCATCGCGGGTTCCGGAGGTGGGAGGTGGACCCAGAACTTTAATCTTAATTGCCGGCAGGTTGGGGTTTACGTCTTTCCAGGTTTTATAAGGGTTGGGAATGACGTTTTCACTGCCGTTTGGGTTCGGGACTTCTTTTGCCAGGGCCAGGAAGATATCCCGCCGACTGATCTTAAAGGTTTTGGCATTTTTTGCGTTGGCCAACACAATGCCGTCGTAGCCGATTTTGATTTCCAACACTCCCTTGACGCCGTTCTTCTGGCAGCGTTCAAATTCCGATTTTTTAATTGCCCGGGAGGCGTTGGTGATGTCAGGATGCTGAGCACCGACGCCGGCGGAAAAGAGCTTCAATCCGCCGCCGGAGCCGGTTGATTCGATTTTCGGAGTTTTGAACCGGGTGGTTTTGCCGAACCGTTCTGCTACCACGGTGGCAAAGGGATACACGGTTGAAGACCCGACGATGTAAATATAATCGCGTGCGGCTCCTGCCTGGGACATTCCTGCCGGAATCAGCAAACACAAGGCTGCCAGCAGCATAAAAACTTTCTTCATCATTTTTTTCCTCCATCAATATGATTTTTTTTATGATTATCAGTCCATTCGGCCCTGTGCCGCCTGGACTGCTATCAACTGTTTCTACCAGCGCTTTTCAAAGCGTTTGCGCAGAATAACCGCGGTTGCGTTCATGGCAATCAAAAAAATAAGTAAAACAATTATTGCGGCTGAA
Above is a genomic segment from Pseudomonadota bacterium containing:
- a CDS encoding PstS family phosphate ABC transporter substrate-binding protein; the protein is MKKVFMLLAALCLLIPAGMSQAGAARDYIYIVGSSTVYPFATVVAERFGKTTRFKTPKIESTGSGGGLKLFSAGVGAQHPDITNASRAIKKSEFERCQKNGVKGVLEIKIGYDGIVLANAKNAKTFKISRRDIFLALAKEVPNPNGSENVIPNPYKTWKDVNPNLPAIKIKVLGPPPTSGTRDAFAELAMQGGAKTFAWLSKLKKSDKKKFKAIAHTVREDGAYIEAGENDNLIVQKLEADHTSMGVFGFSYLDQNSDKIKGAFVDGVQPSFENIASGKYPLSRPLFFYVKKKHVGVIPGIQGYLAEFTSEKAWGDDGYLSERGLIPMPKAEREKYARTAKDLVPVMTINDFK